The following are from one region of the Fusarium verticillioides 7600 chromosome 1, whole genome shotgun sequence genome:
- a CDS encoding acetyl-coenzyme A synthetase, with amino-acid sequence MATAVEQPQVPQELRTSAPESLPKSAIPAAVASPVPAPTATETVSLRAEETPAPAQETKAPVVAEAHLVDTYHPPQRMFAKHPHRPHLANLEEYKRLYKESITQPEKFWAERARELISWDRDFQTTRSGSLLNADVSYFNEGRLNASYNCVDRHAFKDPDRVAIIYEADEPTEGRNVTYGELLREVSRTAWVLKQMGVRKGDTVAIYLPMIPEAIIALMACVRIGAVHSVIFAGFSSDSLRDRVVDAGCKVVITTDEGKRGGKLIGTKKIVDDALKQCPAVENVLVYKRTGSEIPWTSGRDFWWHEEVEKWPNYFPPEPVASEDPLFLLYTSGSTGKPKGVLHTTAGYLLGAAMTGKYVFDIHEGDRYFCGGDVGWITGHTYVVYAPLMLGVSTVVFEGTPAYPNFSRYWDIIERHNVTQFYVAPTALRLLKRAGDEHVRGKFAHLRVLGSVGEPIAAEIWKWYFEVIGKEECHIVDTYWQTESGSHVLTPLAGITPTKPGSCSLPFFGVEPALIDPVSGEEIHGNDVEGVLTFKQSWPSMARTVWGAHNRYRETYLDVYKGYYFTGDGAARDHEGFYWIRGRVDDVVNVSGHRLSTAEIEAALLEHHSVADAAVVGIADELTGQAVNAFVDLKEGVESSDALRKELIVQVRKSIGPFAAPKAVYVVPDMPKTRSGKIMRRVLRKIVAGEEDQLGDITTLSDPSVVEKIIKAVHDAKRK; translated from the exons ATGGCAACCGCCGTCGAGCAACCCCAAGTGCCCCAGGAGCTCAGGACTTCGGCTCCCGAGTCTCTCCCCAAGAGTGCTATCCCAGCCGCCGTCGCTTCTCCCGTTCCCGCTCCTACAGCCACCGAAACTGTCTCATTGAGAGCTGAGGAGACTCCCGCACCCGCTCAAGAGACAAAGGCTCCTGTAGTCGCTGAAGCTCATCTCGTCGATACCTATC ACCCTCCTCAGCGCATGTTTGCTA AGCATCCCCACCGGCCCCACCTTGCCA ACCTCGAAGAGTACAAGCGACTTTACAAGGAATCGATCACTCAACCCGAGAAGTTCTGGGCTGAGCGCGCACGCGAGCTCATCTCTTGGGACCGCGACTTTCAGACCACCCGAAGtggctctcttctcaatgccGATGTCTCCTACTTCAACGAGGGCCGCCTGAATGCCTCATACAACTGTGTCGACCGTCATGCTTTCAAGGACCCTGATCGTGTTGCCATCATTTATGAGGCCGACGAGCCCACCGAGGGGCGTAATGTCACGTACGGAGAGCTCCTCCGAGAGGTTTCTCGTACCGCCTGGGTTCTCAAGCAGATGGGTGTACGCAAGGGCGACACCGTTGCTATCTACCTTCCCATGATTCCCGaggccatcatcgccctcaTGGCCTGTGTCCGTATTGGTGCCGTACACTCCGTTATCTTTGCTGGTTTCTCTTCCGACTCTCTCCGCGACCGTGTTGTCGACGCCGGCTGCAAGGTTGTCATCACAACTGATGAAGGCAAGCGAGGTGGCAAGCTGATTGGCACGAagaagattgttgatgacgcTCTCAAGCAGTGCCCTGCTGTCGAGAACGTCCTTGTCTACAAACGCACTGGCTCAGAAATTCCCTGGACCAGTGGCCGTGACTTCTGGTGgcatgaggaagttgagaagtGGCCCAACTACTTCCCTCCCGAGCCTGTCGCTTCCGAGGACCCTCTATTCCTCCTCTATACCTCCGGCTCCACTGGCAAGCCTAAGGGTGTCCTGCATACAACTGCCGGGTACCTCCTCGGCGCTGCGATGACCGGCAAGTATGTCTTTGACATCCACGAGGGCGATAGATACTTCTGTGGTGGTGACGTCGGCTGGATTACCGGTCACACCTATGTCGTTTATGCTCCTCTTATGCTCGGTGTATCCACAGTTGTATTTGAGGGTACACCTGCCTACCCCAACTTTTCGCGATACTGGGATATCATCGAGAGACACAACGTTACTCAGTTTTACGTTGCTCCCACCGCTTTGCGATTGCTGAAGCGTGCTGGTGACGAGCATGTTCGTGGCAAGTTCGCTCACCTTCGCGTACTGGGCTCGGTCGGCGAACCTATCGCCGCCGAGATCTGGAAGTGGTATTTTGAAGTTATTGGAAAAGAGGAGTGCCACATTGTTGAT ACTTACTGGCAAACCGAGTCTGGTTCTCATGTTCTCACGCCCTTGGCTGGAATTACACCAACCAAGCCGGGCAGTTGTTCTTTGCCCTTCTTCGGGGTTGAGCCCGCTCTCATCGATCCTGTTTCCGGCGAAGAAATTCATGGCAACGATGTTGAGGGTGTGTTGACCTTTAAGCAGTCCTGGCCTAGCATGGCTCGCACCGTCTGGGGAGCTCATAACCGGTACAGAGAGACTTACCTTGATGTCTACAAGGGTTATTACTTCACTGGAGACGGAGCTGCTAGAGATCACGAGGGCTTCTACTGGATTCGGGGTCGTGTTGACGACGTCGTCAATGTCAGCGGCCACCGATTGTCCACTGCTGAGATCGAGGCTGCTCTGTTGGAGCACCACTCTGTTGCTGACGCAGCTGTCGTCGGTATTGCTGATGAACTTACTGGCCAAGCTGTGAATGCCTTTGTTGATCtcaaggagggtgttgaATCAAGTGATGCCCTGCGCAAGGAGCTTATTGTCCAAGTGCGCAAGAGCATTGGTCCATTCGCTGCTCCCAAGGCTGTGTACGTCGTACCTGACATGCCCAAGACACGAAGTGGCAAGATTATGCGACGAGTATTGAGGAAGattgttgctggtgaggaaGACCAGCTCGGAGACATTACTACT CTTTCTGATCcttctgttgttgagaagattatCAAAGCTGTTCACGATGCCAAGCGCAAGTGA